One Leifsonia shinshuensis DNA window includes the following coding sequences:
- a CDS encoding sensor histidine kinase — translation MARRRRPLGSLSARFVLVTFAVALIAVLVTALVAVQVVQTVEQNQARNQLKAQAAALVASGRAAEGRVGVVGDRFAVVSPDGTVTGAARGSVSPEVVRKLQDGKQVSANTTLNGKDAVLVGIPGPNGGGIVGVRKVADIAAGDADLLRGILLALAIGLAVATAAGVLLARLLARPLRRLADVARALAGGWRDVKIEPQSVAEIDDIAQALRTLDTALATSEDRQREFLLSVSHEIRTPLTAIRGYAEALADGVIPPGDVAEAGRTLSAESERLRRFLDDLLELARLEAEEFTITKQHFDARETVGDVVRAWAGAAGGADVALRAELPDDPIPVHTDEMRLRQVLDGLVENALRVAPAGTEIVVTGGLSPQRVIEIGVRDSGPGLSAEDTAVAFDRGALHSRYRGARPVGTGLGLSIAKALVGRLGGAINVSAVEAGGTEFRVSLPSSDIP, via the coding sequence GTGGCGCGACGTCGACGCCCGCTCGGGTCGCTGAGCGCGCGGTTCGTCCTGGTGACGTTCGCGGTCGCACTCATCGCCGTGCTGGTGACGGCGCTCGTAGCGGTCCAGGTGGTGCAGACCGTGGAGCAGAACCAAGCGCGCAACCAGCTCAAGGCCCAGGCCGCGGCGCTGGTCGCGTCCGGACGGGCGGCCGAGGGCCGGGTGGGAGTGGTCGGGGACCGGTTCGCGGTCGTCTCGCCCGACGGCACTGTCACCGGTGCGGCGCGCGGCTCCGTGAGCCCCGAGGTGGTGAGAAAGCTCCAGGACGGCAAGCAGGTCTCGGCGAACACGACGCTGAACGGCAAGGATGCGGTGCTCGTCGGCATACCCGGCCCGAACGGCGGCGGGATCGTGGGCGTCCGCAAGGTGGCCGACATCGCCGCCGGCGACGCCGATCTGCTGCGCGGGATCCTGCTCGCCCTCGCGATCGGACTCGCGGTCGCCACGGCGGCCGGCGTGCTGCTCGCGCGCCTGCTCGCCCGCCCGCTCCGCCGGCTGGCAGACGTCGCGCGGGCTCTCGCGGGCGGCTGGCGCGACGTGAAGATCGAGCCACAGTCGGTCGCCGAGATCGACGACATCGCCCAGGCGCTGCGCACTCTCGACACGGCCCTCGCGACCAGCGAGGACCGTCAGCGCGAGTTCCTGCTGTCCGTCTCGCACGAGATCCGCACCCCACTCACGGCGATCCGCGGGTATGCCGAGGCATTGGCGGACGGCGTCATCCCGCCCGGCGATGTGGCGGAGGCCGGCCGCACGCTCTCGGCGGAGTCGGAACGGCTGCGCAGGTTCCTCGACGATCTTCTGGAACTCGCGCGCCTGGAGGCGGAAGAGTTCACGATCACGAAACAGCATTTCGACGCCCGCGAGACGGTCGGCGACGTCGTGCGGGCCTGGGCGGGGGCGGCCGGCGGAGCCGACGTGGCGCTCCGCGCGGAGCTGCCGGACGACCCGATACCGGTTCACACCGACGAGATGCGGCTGAGACAGGTCCTGGACGGGCTCGTCGAGAACGCCCTGCGGGTCGCGCCGGCCGGTACGGAGATCGTCGTCACGGGAGGCCTCTCACCGCAGCGGGTCATCGAGATCGGCGTCCGCGACAGCGGCCCGGGGCTCAGCGCGGAGGACACCGCGGTCGCGTTCGACCGCGGCGCGCTTCATTCGCGCTATCGCGGCGCGCGACCGGTCGGGACCGGCCTCGGCCTCTCGATCGCGAAGGCGCTGGTGGGCCGCCTCGGCGGGGCGATCAACGTGTCCGCCGTCGAGGCGGGCGGCACCGAATTCCGGGTGTCTTTACCTTCCTCTGACATTCCGTGA
- a CDS encoding OmpA family protein, which translates to MTASRNGGGPTLRRRSSFARPLRSLVALAGVLALGAGLTACTSATAAGQACDQSNKRNLGVVAGSTANAPAVAVPASATEQLKTAGATNGSVTVVIPSGTPQTMGTTSLGSSAQDAIVCQNDQRTKLTQIGTYLAGLKAATPEVDFLGAIGQAARDLGAHPLGVLVIGNGLQTADPLNFAGSGLLYADPAQVVSDLRSRNLLPTDLTGVTVYWSGMGDTAGAQQPLTVPARSNLSAIWSAVITAAGGTLSLLPEPASGAAATGLPAVTPVPVEAVATKTDWSHPVVIRNSDLHFVKDTATFSDPAAAQQLLSTIAPSIEQSGSVITITGTASKDQATNNTADTALSLRRANAVKAALVSLGVPEAELATAGVGFQWCGWRSETDTSGSYSDALAEQNRSVILTSPGVSLCG; encoded by the coding sequence ATGACGGCCAGCCGGAACGGTGGCGGTCCGACGCTGCGGAGACGCTCGTCCTTCGCACGTCCGCTGCGTTCGCTCGTCGCGCTCGCCGGAGTCCTCGCCCTGGGCGCCGGACTCACGGCGTGCACGTCTGCGACCGCCGCCGGGCAAGCCTGCGACCAATCGAACAAGCGGAACCTCGGGGTGGTCGCGGGGAGCACCGCCAATGCGCCCGCCGTCGCCGTGCCCGCGAGCGCGACCGAGCAGCTCAAGACGGCCGGCGCCACCAACGGCAGCGTGACCGTCGTGATCCCCTCCGGAACGCCGCAGACCATGGGAACCACGTCGCTCGGCTCGAGCGCGCAGGACGCGATCGTCTGCCAGAACGACCAGCGCACCAAGCTCACTCAGATCGGCACGTACCTGGCGGGCCTCAAGGCCGCGACACCCGAGGTGGACTTCCTCGGCGCGATCGGCCAGGCCGCCCGCGACCTCGGCGCACATCCGCTCGGTGTGCTGGTCATCGGCAACGGCCTTCAGACCGCCGACCCGCTGAACTTCGCCGGAAGCGGCCTGCTCTATGCCGACCCGGCTCAGGTCGTCTCCGACCTCCGCTCACGGAACCTCCTTCCCACCGATCTCACGGGCGTGACCGTCTACTGGTCGGGCATGGGCGACACCGCCGGAGCACAGCAGCCGCTCACCGTGCCCGCACGCAGCAACCTCTCCGCCATCTGGTCCGCCGTCATCACGGCCGCCGGCGGGACCCTGTCGCTGCTCCCCGAGCCCGCCTCCGGCGCCGCCGCGACCGGCCTCCCTGCTGTGACGCCCGTTCCCGTGGAGGCGGTCGCGACCAAGACCGACTGGTCGCACCCGGTGGTCATCCGCAACAGTGACCTCCACTTCGTCAAAGACACCGCAACGTTCTCCGACCCCGCTGCCGCGCAGCAGCTCCTCTCGACCATCGCACCGTCGATCGAGCAGAGCGGCAGCGTGATCACGATCACCGGCACCGCCTCGAAGGACCAGGCCACGAACAACACCGCCGACACGGCGCTGTCGTTGCGGCGAGCGAACGCCGTGAAAGCGGCCCTCGTCTCGCTCGGGGTACCGGAGGCCGAGCTCGCGACAGCCGGCGTCGGCTTCCAATGGTGCGGCTGGAGAAGCGAGACCGACACCTCCGGCTCCTACTCCGACGCTCTCGCCGAACAGAACCGCTCGGTGATCCTCACCTCCCCCGGCGTCTCGCTCTGCGGCTGA
- a CDS encoding DUF5666 domain-containing protein, translated as MNRDDNENDSAAEAANDTENAANGVVSGPGEGRELPTEPLPWWVEGHGAEGRDGAAGDTVPLAHVDSGAGAAPGAGAALGSGAAYGAGAAPASGAGMAVTDSMKGDDQPRSSFLRRHAVGLSIAAAALAIVVVAGGTAWGVSAAVAGGGSAAPAAMNTAVHAKKGASAAKQKHSHGTVGTVTAMSGGTWTIQSAAGTPITVNVGSATAFGTAKKPATESSFAVGDRVGVLGTRSGDSVTATRIVHLGASKQGGMSTPAPTPNT; from the coding sequence ATGAACAGGGATGACAACGAGAACGACTCCGCAGCTGAGGCGGCGAACGACACGGAGAATGCCGCGAACGGGGTCGTGAGCGGGCCCGGCGAGGGTCGCGAGCTTCCGACCGAGCCGCTGCCCTGGTGGGTGGAAGGGCACGGTGCGGAGGGGCGCGATGGCGCTGCGGGAGACACGGTGCCGTTGGCGCACGTGGACTCGGGGGCGGGAGCCGCGCCGGGGGCAGGAGCCGCGCTCGGGTCAGGGGCTGCATACGGGGCGGGGGCTGCGCCCGCGTCCGGGGCGGGCATGGCCGTCACGGACTCTATGAAGGGCGACGACCAGCCGCGTTCGTCCTTCCTGCGTCGGCACGCGGTGGGGCTCTCCATCGCGGCCGCAGCGCTGGCGATCGTCGTGGTCGCGGGCGGGACGGCATGGGGAGTCTCCGCAGCCGTCGCCGGGGGAGGCTCCGCCGCACCCGCAGCGATGAACACCGCGGTGCACGCGAAGAAGGGCGCGAGCGCCGCCAAGCAGAAGCACTCGCATGGCACCGTCGGAACGGTGACGGCCATGTCGGGCGGCACCTGGACGATCCAGTCGGCGGCAGGCACCCCGATCACCGTGAACGTCGGTTCGGCCACCGCGTTCGGCACGGCGAAGAAGCCGGCCACCGAGTCATCCTTCGCGGTCGGTGATCGGGTCGGGGTGCTCGGAACGCGCAGCGGGGACTCGGTCACGGCTACGCGCATCGTGCACCTGGGGGCCTCGAAGCAGGGCGGGATGTCCACGCCGGCTCCGACTCCGAACACCTGA
- a CDS encoding MFS transporter: MASKWGAVTVLASAQFVMTLDSTVMNVSISTVVKDLNTTISAMQACITFYTLTMAAFMLLGAKLGDVWGRRRALVIGSIVYAVGSGTTALAPNIVVLFLGWSVVEGLGAVLVIPAIAALIANNYSGHARVTAFATIGAASGVAVAVGPLIGGFLTTYASWRYVFAGEVVIMAIVLLFRNVVSDTGERAHIRIDMLSVLLSAAALVLIVYGLLQTKTWGWILPTQQDITVLGLSPVPFIVGIGAVLLWLFFLRQRRLIRLGRPPLLNTAILRIRQLRAGVGSLGIQYTVTAGLFFVVPIFLQLSLGLDALSTGLRIFPLSVALVLFSILGTALARRLSPKLIARIGQYGLVLSSLVLLGSVDTKLDNWIFGTGMFLAGAALGLLASQLGNVTMSAVGEDELSEAGGVQGVYQNLGSSLGTALIGSVMIASLTTLFTGAVAASTLPDSVQQQIAAETQGGVAVVPVSDVPKIATDAGLSQDQANELSSLYSASQLDALRLSFAALAMVSLGAVFFSRNLPSSVLGKPEATNEDDNEDAPPTTATA, encoded by the coding sequence ATGGCGAGCAAGTGGGGCGCGGTCACGGTGCTGGCGTCGGCGCAGTTCGTGATGACGCTCGACAGCACCGTGATGAACGTCTCCATCTCGACCGTCGTCAAGGACCTGAACACCACCATCTCGGCCATGCAGGCCTGCATCACCTTCTACACGCTGACGATGGCGGCGTTCATGCTGCTCGGCGCGAAGCTCGGCGATGTGTGGGGGCGCCGGCGGGCGCTCGTGATCGGCTCGATCGTCTACGCGGTCGGCTCGGGCACGACGGCGCTCGCGCCGAACATCGTCGTCCTGTTCCTCGGCTGGTCGGTGGTCGAAGGGCTCGGGGCCGTGCTGGTCATCCCGGCGATCGCGGCGCTCATCGCGAACAACTACTCGGGGCACGCGCGGGTGACGGCGTTCGCCACGATCGGCGCCGCCTCCGGCGTGGCCGTCGCGGTCGGCCCGCTGATCGGCGGGTTCCTCACGACCTACGCCAGCTGGCGGTACGTGTTCGCGGGCGAGGTCGTCATCATGGCGATCGTGCTGCTGTTCCGCAACGTGGTGTCGGACACCGGCGAGCGCGCGCACATCCGCATCGACATGCTGTCGGTGCTGCTGTCAGCCGCCGCCCTCGTGCTCATCGTCTACGGCCTCCTGCAGACGAAGACGTGGGGCTGGATCCTGCCGACGCAGCAGGACATCACGGTCCTCGGGCTGTCCCCGGTCCCGTTCATCGTGGGCATCGGCGCCGTGCTGCTCTGGCTGTTCTTCCTGCGGCAGCGCCGGCTGATCCGGCTGGGGAGGCCTCCGCTGCTGAACACGGCCATCCTCCGCATCCGGCAGCTCCGCGCGGGCGTCGGGAGCCTGGGCATCCAGTACACGGTGACCGCGGGCCTGTTCTTCGTCGTGCCGATCTTCCTGCAGCTCTCCCTCGGTCTGGACGCGCTCTCGACGGGGTTGCGGATCTTCCCGCTGTCGGTCGCGCTCGTGCTGTTCTCCATCCTCGGGACGGCGCTCGCGCGGCGGCTCTCGCCCAAGCTGATCGCCCGGATCGGGCAGTACGGGCTGGTGCTGTCCAGCCTGGTGCTGCTCGGCTCGGTGGACACCAAACTGGACAACTGGATCTTCGGCACCGGGATGTTCCTGGCCGGCGCAGCGCTCGGGCTCCTCGCCTCCCAGCTCGGCAACGTCACGATGTCCGCGGTCGGGGAGGACGAGCTCAGCGAAGCCGGCGGAGTGCAGGGCGTCTACCAGAACCTGGGATCGTCCCTCGGCACGGCCCTGATCGGCTCGGTGATGATCGCGTCGCTCACCACGCTCTTCACCGGAGCCGTCGCGGCGAGCACCCTCCCGGACTCCGTGCAGCAGCAGATCGCGGCGGAGACGCAGGGCGGCGTCGCGGTCGTGCCCGTGTCGGACGTGCCGAAGATCGCGACGGACGCCGGTCTCAGCCAGGATCAGGCCAACGAGCTCTCGTCGCTGTACAGCGCGTCCCAGCTGGACGCGCTGCGGCTCTCGTTCGCGGCGCTGGCGATGGTCTCGCTCGGCGCGGTGTTCTTCTCGCGCAACCTGCCGTCGAGTGTGCTGGGGAAGCCGGAGGCCACGAACGAAGACGACAACGAGGACGCGCCGCCCACGACCGCGACCGCCTGA
- a CDS encoding ABC transporter ATP-binding protein translates to METVLELRDVTFRRDGRHILEDIGFGVRAGEHWALLGPNGAGKSTVLGFCGAVAFPTSGTVDVLGRRLGRVELQELRRHIGHVNPRHPVRSPLTVTEVVLTGITGTLEPPMRWEPTADETARARELIRTIGLDDRRDARWPTLSQGERGRALIARALVSEPHLLLLDEPTTGLDVAAREQLLETIDGLSVAVPDLASVLVTHHLEELPETTSHALLLSHGRIVASGPIAEAVTTETVSTAFEHPIRVEREDGRWSARAVRGERVR, encoded by the coding sequence ATGGAGACAGTGCTCGAACTGCGCGATGTGACCTTCCGGCGTGACGGGCGCCACATCCTCGAGGACATCGGGTTCGGTGTGCGGGCGGGGGAGCACTGGGCGCTGCTCGGCCCGAACGGCGCGGGGAAGAGCACCGTGCTCGGCTTCTGCGGCGCCGTCGCGTTCCCCACCAGCGGCACCGTCGACGTGCTCGGCCGCCGGCTCGGGCGGGTCGAGCTGCAGGAGCTCCGGCGGCACATCGGGCACGTGAATCCCCGGCATCCGGTCCGTTCGCCGCTCACCGTGACGGAGGTCGTCCTCACCGGCATCACCGGCACGCTCGAACCGCCGATGCGCTGGGAGCCCACCGCCGACGAGACGGCCCGCGCCCGCGAGCTGATCCGGACCATCGGTCTCGACGACCGTCGCGACGCCCGCTGGCCCACGCTGTCGCAGGGCGAACGCGGGCGCGCTCTCATCGCGCGGGCGCTCGTGTCCGAGCCGCACCTCCTGCTGCTGGACGAGCCCACGACCGGGCTGGACGTCGCCGCCCGCGAGCAGCTCCTCGAGACGATCGACGGGCTCTCGGTCGCGGTCCCCGACCTCGCCAGCGTGCTGGTCACGCACCACCTGGAGGAGCTGCCGGAGACGACCTCGCACGCCCTGCTGCTCTCGCACGGCCGCATCGTCGCTTCCGGGCCGATCGCGGAGGCCGTGACGACCGAGACGGTGAGCACCGCGTTCGAGCACCCGATCCGGGTGGAGCGCGAGGACGGGCGCTGGAGTGCGCGGGCGGTCCGCGGCGAACGGGTGCGCTGA
- a CDS encoding response regulator transcription factor has protein sequence MSEERGLVLVVEDEASIVELERLYLSGAGFGVHVEANGRDALAAVERLRPAAIVLDVGLPGLDGIEVCRALRGRGDWTPVIFVTARDDEVDRVVGLELGADDYLTKPFSPRELVARVKGMVRRAAGSTAAPSRSVGGVHIDGARRRVETAAGRVELTATEFDLLDHLMSQPGRVFTREQLLSSVWGVANYSSSRTVDVHIAQLRVKLGDAAGIVRTVRGVGYSVGDES, from the coding sequence ATGAGTGAGGAGAGAGGGCTGGTGCTCGTCGTGGAGGACGAGGCCTCCATCGTCGAGCTGGAGAGGCTGTACCTCTCCGGCGCAGGGTTCGGGGTGCACGTCGAGGCCAATGGCCGGGACGCCCTCGCCGCGGTCGAGCGGCTGCGGCCGGCGGCCATCGTGCTCGACGTGGGCCTCCCGGGGCTCGACGGCATCGAGGTCTGCCGCGCCCTCCGAGGGCGGGGCGACTGGACGCCCGTCATCTTCGTCACCGCGCGCGACGACGAGGTGGATCGCGTGGTCGGCCTCGAACTGGGAGCGGACGACTATCTCACCAAACCGTTCTCACCGCGCGAACTCGTCGCACGCGTCAAAGGGATGGTGCGCCGCGCGGCCGGATCCACCGCGGCGCCCTCCCGTTCGGTGGGAGGAGTGCACATCGACGGCGCGCGGCGGCGGGTGGAGACCGCGGCGGGCAGAGTGGAGCTGACGGCGACCGAGTTCGACCTGCTCGACCATCTCATGAGCCAGCCGGGCCGGGTGTTCACCCGGGAACAGCTCCTGTCGTCGGTGTGGGGGGTCGCGAACTACAGCAGCAGCCGCACGGTCGACGTCCACATCGCGCAGCTGCGCGTCAAGCTCGGCGACGCCGCTGGCATCGTCCGTACCGTCCGCGGGGTCGGCTACAGCGTCGGGGACGAGAGCTGA
- a CDS encoding FAD-binding oxidoreductase encodes MSLTETAVSDRFRDLADRLTGRVVTPADPDWDVERLGWNLAADQRPEAVVVPADASDIAVVVGFARDLGLRVVPQGTGHLAAPLGDLSGAVLLHTSRLREVEVDVAAAQVRAGAGVLWGEVTSALAPHGLAALAGSSPDVGVAGYLLGGGYSWMARERGLGCSAVTAIDVVTADGRQRHVTADTEPDLFWALRGGGGNTAIVTALTFGVFPVVTVYAGMLLYPIARAGEVLRAYEEWTRDLTEAATTCVRLLHVPPLPDLPDFLRGQAFVGVDGAIDLPEAEAAAVLEPLRALGPAIDTFGDLAAAQLGLVHMDPPQPVPAIGDGLILDDLPEAAIEALLAAAGPEAQTALLAIDLRHLGGAAGRPAEHGGAVDHLPGRFLVYAVGMLPDPALAPVLEAEVAGLRAALEPWASGRDYSNFREAAVPPSRFYDTATLERLRAIKQAYDPERVIRTAHELD; translated from the coding sequence ATGTCTCTCACCGAGACCGCCGTCTCGGATCGTTTCCGAGACCTCGCCGACCGGCTGACCGGCCGCGTCGTCACGCCCGCCGATCCCGACTGGGACGTCGAACGGCTCGGCTGGAACCTCGCAGCCGACCAGCGTCCGGAGGCCGTGGTCGTGCCGGCCGACGCCTCCGACATCGCGGTCGTCGTCGGATTCGCCCGCGACCTCGGCCTGCGCGTCGTGCCGCAGGGCACCGGCCACCTCGCGGCGCCGCTCGGGGACCTCTCCGGCGCCGTGCTGCTGCACACGTCGCGTCTGCGCGAGGTGGAGGTCGACGTCGCGGCCGCCCAGGTGCGCGCCGGCGCCGGCGTGTTGTGGGGCGAGGTCACCTCGGCCCTCGCGCCGCACGGACTCGCCGCCCTCGCCGGATCCTCGCCGGACGTCGGCGTGGCCGGCTACCTGCTCGGCGGCGGCTACAGCTGGATGGCCCGCGAGCGCGGCCTCGGCTGCTCGGCGGTCACCGCGATCGACGTGGTCACAGCGGACGGCCGGCAGCGGCACGTCACGGCCGACACCGAGCCCGACCTGTTCTGGGCGCTGCGCGGCGGCGGGGGCAACACCGCGATCGTGACGGCGCTCACGTTCGGCGTGTTCCCGGTCGTCACCGTCTACGCGGGGATGCTGCTCTACCCGATCGCGCGCGCCGGGGAGGTGCTGCGCGCCTACGAGGAGTGGACGCGCGACCTGACCGAGGCCGCGACGACCTGCGTCCGGCTGCTGCACGTCCCGCCGCTGCCGGACCTCCCCGACTTCCTGCGCGGTCAGGCCTTCGTCGGCGTGGACGGCGCGATCGACCTGCCCGAGGCGGAGGCGGCAGCAGTCCTGGAGCCGTTGCGGGCGCTCGGCCCGGCGATCGACACCTTCGGCGACCTCGCGGCCGCCCAGCTCGGGCTCGTGCACATGGACCCGCCGCAGCCGGTCCCTGCGATCGGCGACGGGCTGATCCTCGACGACCTCCCAGAGGCCGCGATCGAGGCGCTGCTCGCCGCTGCCGGCCCGGAGGCGCAGACCGCATTGCTCGCGATCGACCTGCGCCACCTCGGGGGCGCCGCCGGCCGGCCCGCCGAGCACGGCGGGGCCGTCGACCACCTGCCGGGGCGCTTCCTCGTCTATGCGGTCGGGATGCTGCCCGACCCGGCCCTCGCGCCGGTGCTGGAGGCCGAGGTGGCCGGGCTGCGCGCCGCACTGGAGCCGTGGGCGAGCGGGCGCGACTACTCCAACTTCCGCGAGGCCGCGGTCCCGCCGTCGCGGTTCTACGACACCGCGACGCTGGAGCGGCTGCGCGCGATCAAGCAGGCGTACGACCCTGAGCGGGTCATCCGCACCGCGCACGAGCTCGACTAG
- a CDS encoding DUF2252 domain-containing protein, with translation MTTIATPLTETELYDAGRAARSQVPRTAQAEYTPPPGRDPLGILHEQNESRLPNLVQLRMQRMSTDPFAFYRGTAALQAADMRGAPTSGAEVVICGDAHVSNFGIYRSPERAMVFDINDFDEASVGPWEWDVKRLLASVVLAGRSLGMGGSDLRAIVISAAAMYRNSLRNALQQTLIGRYFRPTSLVDRQILSPDSERMIKRTLKESEKRTSERVARRSLEEGGDGGVQFVENPPVLTRLEPDIRSLIDSVFAAYRRTVPTNLALMLSQYTVLDVARRVVGVGSVGTRCFIIALGDPTGDVQILQLKEASRSVVQQYGGVVPVVGYLDPELEALHQGYRVVGCQRILQAVSDPFLGYLNVEDLSFYMRIFRNRNASFEIADMNRVQFGEYAQSCAIVLGRAHARSPKAQFAAGYMGTGGTFVRAVAEWAHAYANQSEADYATFVDAIRSGQFG, from the coding sequence ATGACGACGATCGCGACCCCGCTCACCGAAACCGAGCTCTACGACGCCGGGCGCGCTGCCCGCTCGCAGGTGCCGCGAACCGCGCAGGCGGAGTACACGCCGCCGCCCGGACGCGATCCGCTCGGCATCCTCCACGAGCAGAACGAGTCCCGCCTCCCGAACCTGGTCCAGCTGCGCATGCAGCGGATGAGCACCGATCCGTTCGCGTTCTACCGCGGGACCGCCGCTCTGCAGGCCGCCGATATGCGTGGCGCTCCGACCTCGGGTGCCGAGGTCGTGATCTGCGGCGACGCCCACGTGAGCAACTTCGGCATCTACCGGTCGCCGGAGCGCGCGATGGTGTTCGACATCAACGACTTCGACGAGGCGTCGGTCGGCCCGTGGGAGTGGGATGTCAAACGCCTCCTGGCCAGTGTCGTGCTCGCCGGGCGTTCGCTCGGGATGGGCGGCTCCGATCTGCGCGCGATCGTGATCTCGGCGGCCGCGATGTACCGCAACTCGTTGCGGAACGCCCTCCAGCAGACGCTCATCGGCCGGTACTTCCGGCCCACCAGCTTGGTCGACCGGCAGATTCTCAGCCCGGACAGCGAGCGCATGATCAAGCGCACACTCAAAGAGTCGGAGAAGCGCACCAGCGAGCGCGTCGCCCGGCGCTCCCTCGAGGAGGGCGGCGACGGAGGCGTCCAGTTCGTCGAGAACCCCCCCGTGCTCACCCGGCTGGAGCCGGACATCCGCTCCCTCATCGACTCGGTCTTCGCGGCGTACCGCAGGACCGTGCCGACGAACCTCGCCCTGATGCTGTCGCAGTACACCGTGCTCGATGTCGCCCGCCGGGTGGTCGGCGTCGGCAGCGTCGGGACCCGCTGCTTCATCATCGCGCTCGGGGATCCGACGGGCGACGTGCAGATCCTGCAACTCAAGGAGGCCAGCCGGTCCGTCGTCCAGCAGTACGGCGGGGTCGTGCCGGTCGTCGGCTACCTCGACCCGGAGCTGGAGGCGCTTCATCAGGGCTACCGGGTGGTCGGCTGCCAGCGCATCCTTCAGGCGGTGTCCGATCCGTTCCTCGGCTACTTGAACGTGGAGGACCTCAGCTTCTACATGCGCATCTTCCGCAATCGGAACGCGTCGTTCGAGATCGCCGACATGAACCGCGTCCAGTTCGGCGAGTACGCGCAGTCGTGCGCGATCGTCCTCGGCCGCGCGCACGCGCGCTCGCCGAAGGCGCAGTTCGCGGCCGGCTACATGGGGACGGGCGGCACATTCGTGCGCGCCGTCGCCGAGTGGGCGCACGCCTACGCGAACCAATCCGAAGCGGACTACGCGACGTTCGTCGACGCGATCCGCTCCGGCCAGTTCGGCTAG
- a CDS encoding alpha/beta fold hydrolase — MPPLATADDGAPIAFEERGSGVPLLLIAGQATGMHGWGPFADALAEDFRVIVFDHRGIGDSGEGDPASYSTRQFADDALAVLDEAGVSAAHVLGHSMGGRAAQWLAAEHPSRVRRLVLIGTTASDRAGGAGYRRDPAVIGDLLSGDPERMLPLFFEADWARAHPEAVAGFFDRVASRAALRGHFAASRDHDAREALGRIRAETLVIHGSQDALTPVAHARLLAAGIPDARMLELDARHGLHLDTPEVLDAVRAFLGAH, encoded by the coding sequence GTGCCCCCTCTCGCGACCGCCGACGACGGTGCGCCGATCGCGTTCGAGGAGCGTGGCAGCGGCGTCCCGCTGCTCCTCATCGCGGGGCAGGCGACCGGGATGCACGGCTGGGGGCCGTTCGCGGACGCCCTCGCCGAGGACTTCCGGGTGATCGTGTTCGACCACCGCGGCATCGGCGACAGCGGCGAGGGCGACCCGGCCTCCTACAGCACGCGGCAGTTCGCCGACGACGCGCTCGCCGTGCTCGACGAAGCCGGCGTCTCGGCGGCGCACGTGCTCGGGCACTCGATGGGCGGCCGGGCTGCGCAGTGGCTGGCGGCCGAGCATCCCTCCCGGGTGCGCCGGCTGGTGCTCATCGGCACGACGGCGAGCGACCGGGCCGGCGGTGCCGGCTACCGGCGCGATCCGGCCGTCATCGGCGACCTGCTGAGCGGGGACCCGGAGCGGATGCTGCCGCTGTTCTTCGAGGCGGACTGGGCGCGGGCGCACCCGGAGGCCGTGGCCGGGTTCTTCGACCGCGTCGCGTCGCGGGCGGCGCTGCGCGGGCACTTCGCGGCAAGCCGCGACCACGACGCGCGGGAGGCGCTCGGCCGGATCCGCGCGGAGACGCTAGTGATCCACGGCAGCCAGGACGCGCTCACGCCGGTGGCGCACGCGCGACTGCTGGCCGCGGGGATCCCGGATGCCCGGATGCTGGAGCTGGACGCACGGCACGGGTTGCACCTGGACACGCCGGAGGTGCTGGACGCGGTCCGGGCCTTCCTCGGCGCGCACTGA
- a CDS encoding GNAT family N-acetyltransferase — translation MHVRLRPVTAADADAAFEMMRDREAVRLAAFTAADPDDRADFDARWARHLSDPAITMRAVEADGGFAGTVAAFTLDGDREVTYWIRRPLWGHGIATAALLLLVAAEPARPLHARVAAANIGSQRVLARAGFVETGRETSYAAGAGRPVEELLLELR, via the coding sequence ATGCATGTGCGACTGCGCCCGGTGACCGCCGCGGACGCCGACGCCGCCTTCGAGATGATGCGCGACCGCGAGGCGGTGCGGTTGGCGGCGTTCACCGCCGCCGACCCCGACGACCGGGCCGACTTCGACGCTCGCTGGGCCCGCCACCTGAGCGACCCGGCGATCACGATGCGCGCGGTGGAGGCCGACGGCGGCTTCGCGGGGACCGTCGCGGCGTTCACGCTGGACGGAGACCGGGAGGTCACCTACTGGATCCGCCGCCCGCTGTGGGGCCACGGCATCGCCACGGCGGCGCTGCTCCTGCTCGTCGCGGCGGAGCCGGCGCGGCCGCTGCACGCGCGCGTCGCCGCGGCCAACATCGGATCGCAGCGGGTCCTGGCGCGGGCCGGGTTCGTGGAGACGGGCCGGGAGACGTCGTACGCGGCGGGCGCCGGGAGGCCGGTGGAGGAGCTGCTGCTGGAGCTGCGCTAG